The genomic stretch cctaagaagttaagtacagaattaccctATGACCTGACGATCCTACTTCTAGGGatgcacccaaaagaattgaaagcagggactcaaacacatgtttgcacaccaatgttcatagccacaggattcacaattgccaaaagatggaagcaacccaaatgtccatcaacagatgaatggatgagcgaagtgtggtatatacatacaatggaattttattcagcattaaaaaggaatgaagttctgattcatgcgacaatatgggtgaaccttgaagacatcatgttgagtgaaataaggcagacacaaaaggataaatagtgtatactctcactgatatgaaataattagaataagcaaattcatagggtcagaaactaaaatgcaggttaccaggggccagggagagggtagggagtggggaagtaaggcttaattggtacagaatttctgtttgtggtaatgaaaaaagttttggtaatggatgatggcaacggtagcataacattgtgaatgtaattaacactactgaattatatatccgaatgtggttaaaagggagaattttaggtttgtatatatgttagtaaaataaaaattaagaaaaagagaaagaaatggggcAGCCAAAGGGAGGAAGATAAAATAAGGATGAATCCTACTTCTGTCTCTCTCCATTGCAAAGAGGGACAATGAATGACCACTTTAATCCTCAATCCATCTGGCCTTAGAAAGAACAAAATATGGTTTCCTCATAGCAGTAGTTATAGTAAACCCCACCACAAGTTGATACGGATAATTAGGCCACaaactgtttttttctctcctcaaATTGAAAGCATTGGTCAGTAGAGACAGAAAGGGGTGGTCAGGCCGGCGGACGCAGGTAGTTCGTCAGTGCTCTTGGGTTTTGTTCGTTCGTGCCTCGTCTCTccctggaagggaaaggagccttCAATGTAGAATAGGTTCCGCTGCTGTTGTGGTTCGGAGCTCCAAGTCAGACATCTCTCAAACTTGTGTGTTGAGGAAACTAAGATGTTGGCCTCAGATCCTAGGCTGTACTCAGCAGATCAGCCCATGAAAACGTCTGTattcagacaaaggaaaaaatctgTCAGAAAGCAACACCTGGGCTTGCAGCAAGGAAAAGGACAGGTAGTGGAAATCCTGCAATCTGAAAAGCAGACTAAAAGGTGACAAAGAACCTGAAGATGGGTGGTAGAGAGAGGTATAACATTCCAGTTTCCCAATCTAGAAATGTTAGTAAGAACCAACAACAGCATATTAGACAGAAGATCAAGGACCAGAATTCCCAGATGAAGATTgttcataaaaaagaaagaggacatgGTTACAACTCGTCAGCAGCTGCATGGCAGGCCAtgcaaaatgggggaaagaacaaAGTACATTTTTCAAATACTCAAAACTGGAACTCCAGTTTATCAAGTTTCAGCTTACTTTTGAAGTCTCAAACTAGTCAGAACTATGCTGGAGCCAAATTTAGTGAGCCGCCATCTCCAAGCGTTCTTCCTACACTACCAAGCCATTGGGTTCCTGTTCCCTTTAATCCTCCCGATAGGGAAATAATGACATTTCAGCTTAAAACCCTGCTTAAAGTACAGgcataaaacaagaaaatactaATGTTTAAATTTAGGCATCACATTTAAGACTAGTTGTCAGTTCGTCTAAAACAAATTCATTAGGGAATTACTCTATTTGTATAAAACTGCTAATGTAGAAAATTGATAAGACAATCTCACTTGTTTTATGTATTGTGGGCACTATGAGGTAATGGCAGTATCAGTGCTACTTAAAATAACTAAATTATTGATTCAACTTAACTATTCTTAATTGAATAACTCAAGTGAAACCATTCAAGTTTAGATTTGGAGGATGACAAAATCTTTTTAATGCTTGTTGGGGAAAATTACTAATTTAAAATCATTCATGGATCAGTAGATTTACTTGTTGAAAGCTAGTGAATCAGATTACAGACATCTAGCTAAGACATAGAGTGACTGAGAACTAGTTGAACATCTGGAAGTTGAATGTCCTATGAACACCAGAACAAGAAATATGCCAACAACCTGATGCGCTGCCAACAGAAAACGTGAATTTTCCTTGATGAATGGTTAAGTACATTTTAATAAGTTTTACAGTGGTTCATGTGGAAGGGGCCTTAGGGGCTTATTAGAATGAGGCACAGCACATCCTGATGGCCCTGTTGGACATACAGTGGATAGGTAACTGCCAGTACAGCTCCCAAACCATTTTTAATAGGAATGGTATTTGGTAGTCACTGAGTAGCTTTCAAAATACGTTTTTTTGTATTCTAACACTGCACAAGCTATTGACAGTGATCTAGCCTCAAATGCTCCCTGTAGAGGTTGGCATTAGATGGAGAATTGTATAATGTGAAAGTTTTATGTAGCTAGGGAAGAAAGAGCCATGTAAATACATGTATAAAACTTGTAGCATATGTAAAATTTTTTTGGCCTTTATTCtacaaaaatagaatattttacaaTGAATTTGCTGAATGTAAGGCCATGAACTGTTTTTTTATACTATAGCCTAATTTTAAAGGTTCAGATTAATTTTAAAGTTTGCCCTTGTGCTCAAGTGCCAGGGTATGTATGTTATAATTGGTATGGTTGTGaactatttttcaaagtaaatcCTAGTGTAAGAAGTTTTATATTGTAATTGAGAAGATTTAAGCTGCTAAAATACTTCCTATTTTTAAGAGATGTGAAATGCAGTATAGGACTGTTCTTTTATCCTTAAGCCCAAAGATGAGTATTAAAGGGTCCCTCCAACCTTAAAGATCCATTTTGACTCTCACCAATTTTTGCAACCTTTGATACTAGTATAGTTTATTGTATGATGccagtgtattttatttcattgtaagtGCAACCCAGGACCACTTATGCAAAATAGTAACATATTTAATCTATCTTAAGGATAAATGTTAAACAGTTAATccaatttaagtttaaaaagtgaGGGGGTGGTTTAGATTAAAAACTATTGTAAATGCCCTAATTTCTAACTTTGCTGCTCTTCAATATTTGTAAGAACAGCTAAActgtatttttccaaataaattcagatgacatgatcttgctCCAAGTCTAATATTGATCTCTTAAAGACAAGTTTACATAGTACTTAATACATATGTAAGAATTTAAAGCatgaaattacaaataaaatttttttctcccccctcaaaaaaaaatttttgaaagcatCTGAGGAGGGGTATCCAAAGAAAAAAGACATGTAAGTAAATATGGAAGACTTTAAATTCATTACCTGAAAGCAGTATCAGTGCTCTTTTGTTAATAGAGTTCTCAAGAGTGAAGTAGAAAGAAACCTGAAactcaggaaattaaaaaaaaaaccacaactttCCAGTAAAATGAAGTTTAAGCTTTGAgtgtattttttaatagttttgtatacagttttttttatttttttaattgagattgtttacataccatacaattatccaaagacccaaagtgtacaatcaattgcccatggtatcatcatacagctgtgcatccatcaccacaattcttttttcaatttttagaacattttcattactccagaaaagaaataaagacaaaaaaaggaaactcaaatcctcccatacccctaaccacgcccccctccattactgattcatagttttggtatagttcatttgttattgttgctgaaagaatgttaaaatactacaaactgtagtatatagtttgcgataggtatatatatttttcctatatgcccctcaattattaacttctagttatagtgttatacatttgttctagttcatgagagaaatttctatttgtacagttaatcacggacattgtccaccacaagattcactgttttatacattcccatcttttaacctccaactttccttctggtgacatacatgactctgagcttcccctttccaccaccttcacacacctttcaacactgttagttattctcacaaggtgctaccatcacctctgtccatttccaaacgtttaagttcaccctagttgaacattctgctcataataagcaaccgctccccattctttagcctcattctatatcctggtagcttatatttcatctctatgagtttaaatattataattagttcatatcagtatgaccctgcaatatttgtccttatgtatctgtctcatttcactcagtatagtaccctcaaggtttctccatcaacccatttttttttaggacggttttgttcacacaccatacattccatcctaagtaaacaatcattggttccctgtatagtcacatatttatgtattcagcaccattgccactatctatataaggacatctccatttcttccacaaaaaaggaggaagagtcaaagaaggtagagggacaaaagaaaaagaaaaaagaaagagagagagagagagaaaaaaaacatctgacagctagaaagcaacaaaaggaaagatagcattaaacaaagtagaataaagagtcagacaacatcaccaatgccaggagtcccatacccttcccctatgtcccccctcccccatatgcatttagctttggtatattgcctttgttatattaaaggaagcataatacaatgtttctgttaattatagtctctagtttgcattgattgtattttccccccaatcccactctatttttaacaccttgcaatgttgacattcatttgtttacctcatctaaaaacatatttgtacgttttattacaatcattgcgCTCCCTAGGTTTCAGAGTTactcagtcccagtctttatctttcgtcttttgttctggtgtccctcatggtcctaaacttcctctttcaaccatgctcacagtcatctttgttcagtgtacttacattgttgtgctactatcttccaaaattgttttccaaactgctcactcctgtcttttcctttgtgtctgcagtacttccttgagtgtttcttgtaaagcaggtatcttgttcacaaactctgtcattgtctgtttgtcagagaatattttaagctctccctcatatttgaaggacagttttgccagatataggattttggGTTGGAggtgttctctttcagtatcttaaatatatcaccccacttccttcttgcctccatggtttctattgagaaatctgtgcatagtcttatcaagcttcctctatatgtgatggatagcttttctcttgctacttttgggattctctctttatctttgatgtttgataatctgattattaagtgtctcagtattggcctattcagatctattctgtttaaggtatgctgtacttcttgcatccataattttatgtctttcctgagagctgggaaattttcattgattatttcctctattattgcttctgccccttttcccttctcttctccttctgggacaccaatgacacgtacattcctgcattttgctttgtccttaagttcccggagacattgctcatatttttccattcttttctctatgtgttcttttgtgtgtaggctttcaggtgccttgttctccagttcctgagtgttttcttctgcctcttgagatctgctgttgtatgtttccattgtgtctttcatcttttgtgttgtgcctttcatttctatggattctgccagttgttttttctaacttttgatttctacctcatgtacgcccagtgttttcattatatgcttcatctcttttgccatatctttcctaaactttttaaattgatttagtattagttgtttaaatttctgtatctcagttgaagtgtaggtttgttcctttgactgggccataactttgtttttcttagtgtaggttgcagttttctgttgtgtagggatctggtttccttggttaccccaatcaggttttcccagaccagaatgggctcaggtcttggaaggaagaagaagtatccagtttccctgagggtgtcttaggacattggtacaccctgtgaggcctcaagtcactgtgatttGGTGCCCAGCAGgttgtgcctgtcagcctgtagctgcagactggtgtaaggaggtgtggtccatggctgttttcccccatgctctggggtctggttctgaatggaaggtgggtattAGAACTGacccccacctctttcctcttatggAACccaccctagggagaggtcattagcatttgaatactctctgcttgtgcttcctccacccttgtctgggtcagagcactaggaactgaaaatggctgaggcttttctccactgaaccaaaaaagggacataaagcccccttcagagccagtctgcagccaccctctggctc from Choloepus didactylus isolate mChoDid1 chromosome 2, mChoDid1.pri, whole genome shotgun sequence encodes the following:
- the LOC119512819 gene encoding proline-rich nuclear receptor coactivator 2-like, which gives rise to MGGRERYNIPVSQSRNVSKNQQQHIRQKIKDQNSQMKIVHKKERGHGYNSSAAAWQAMQNGGKNKVHFSNTQNWNSSLSSFSLLLKSQTSQNYAGAKFSEPPSPSVLPTLPSHWVPVPFNPPDREIMTFQLKTLLKVQA